Part of the Fusarium musae strain F31 chromosome 3, whole genome shotgun sequence genome, AGTTAGGGCATGATTCCTCAAAGTGCcggatataatatataggtaGGTCACTATGCTTCACCAAGTCTGGGCATATGCAATCATACGACAGTAACAAGAAACAGCAAAGATGAAGCTCCGAATTCGCTGAAGTGAtcataattatatttatcgTCTATAAAATGCTGAAATGCTCATAAACCATGGTATTCCCCCCTCTTTCATTAAACCCTCATTAAAGATCTCATCTCTTTCATTCATTTTAAATCATCAACACATTTTAATTGATCTTCTGAATGCTCTTCCAGCTTCCACTCTGGTCACCGTAAATATACTCGCGCACACTCGCTGTTGTAGgagcatcaccaccagcatAGTCAACAATGGAAATGCTCTTGTAGTAAGCGTTGAAGGGACCCTGAGAGTAGTCGGCAAGACCACCAGCCCAGGTAATGGTACCAGGGGCAGCATCGGGAGAACCAGCAGTCCATGTTCCGAGCTTGATCTGCATGGGGGACTGGGGATAGCCATTGGGACCAGTAGCGTCGGTATAGGGAAGGGTTCGGACGACTTGGTCGTCGATCATCCAGTTGATGGCGGAGGGAGTCCACTCGATGGAGTAGAGATGGAATTGGCCTGTAGGGTTGGCGACGGGATGGAATTCGCCGCGGTCATACGTTGAAACATCTCCCTTGCTGAAATAATTTGACTGAACTTGAGCGTTATCGCCTCCCAGCCACTCCCAATCAATCTGAGGTTGTTAGTAGatgctttatataagacGATGGTGAACTTAcctcatcaaggtcatcagATTGAAGAACAGCACTAGTGCAGATGCCTACAccagttgaggcttgcaCCTCGACATCCACGCGGCCGAAAAAGATGTACTTGCCCGTCGCAATTGTAGGAGCCTGGTTAGGTCCCGAAATTGTAAAGACAGCACCATTCTCGTTGTGTTCCAGGGTAGTACCGGCATCCTCTGCGAAAGCTTCACATGCACCCTTTGTAAAGTCACAGTGGACAGTGTCCCTTCCAAAAGCAGGGTCGGCAGGACATGCTATGTTGTGTAAGTCAAGTGTACTGAGTTGTTGGGATAAAGTAGTGAGACTTACTGGCTGTCAGGGGGTTACACTTTGTGAAAGTCTGGGCTGAGACAAGAGGTGCCGCGAGGGCGAGGGCTGCGATGGCTTTGGCGAACATACTTGCTAGTGTCGTGTGACGAGGTACAACAGAAAGATGGCTTGTCAGTAATGCACAATTATCCAAAAAAGAATTGAtgagtgaggatgagatgagatgtttTTAATGTTCTCACGCACGTTGATATAGTAGTTAGATTTTCGAGTTCGATTGTCAATTGGTGAAGGCTGGTTTAATAGTCTGCTTCTCTACAGCCAAGAGTCCTCCCAACCTCC contains:
- a CDS encoding hypothetical protein (CAZy:GH16); the protein is MFAKAIAALALAAPLVSAQTFTKCNPLTATCPADPAFGRDTVHCDFTKGACEAFAEDAGTTLEHNENGAVFTISGPNQAPTIATGKYIFFGRVDVEVQASTGVGICTSAVLQSDDLDEIDWEWLGGDNAQVQSNYFSKGDVSTYDRGEFHPVANPTGQFHLYSIEWTPSAINWMIDDQVVRTLPYTDATGPNGYPQSPMQIKLGTWTAGSPDAAPGTITWAGGLADYSQGPFNAYYKSISIVDYAGGDAPTTASVREYIYGDQSGSWKSIQKIN